One Cucumis sativus cultivar 9930 chromosome 1, Cucumber_9930_V3, whole genome shotgun sequence DNA segment encodes these proteins:
- the LOC101216985 gene encoding GDSL esterase/lipase At5g45960 has product MNHRPRLSHLVLLLIFFLLHFPTFFSKSQALTHGGRKNKAPPNNSSKSVSALLVFGDSTVDPGNNNFVPTMFRSNFPPYGKDFPYHIPTGRFSNGRLCTDFIASYYGVKDYVPPYLDPMLSIEDLMTGVSFASAGSGFDPLTPKVGNVVSIPAQVEYFKEYKQRLESVLGKQRTMNHIKNTVFFISAGTNDFVITYFNLPLRRKTFTLSAYQQFIIQQISQFFQALWAEGARRFAMPGLAPMGCLPVVITLYSSNAFLERGCIDRYSSVARDFNVLLQAELLSLQTRLSQKSPTFIAYINAYDRVIDIIRDGGKSGFEKVDVGCCGSGFLEMSLLCNYKSPVCPDAGKYLFFDAIHPTEKTYYNLFQAGIPAFDYITRDLH; this is encoded by the exons ATGAATCACCGGCCTCGTCTTTCCCATCTTGTCCTCCTCCttatcttcttccttctaCATTTCCCTACATTCTTCTCCAAATCCCAAGCTCTGACACACGGTGGCCGGAAAAACAAAGCTCCGCCCAACAACTCCTCGAAGTCGGTGTCGGCGCTTTTGGTGTTTGGAGATTCCACCGTCGATCCCGGTAATAACAACTTCGTTCCTACGATGTTTAGAAGCAATTTCCCTCCTTATGGCAAAGATTTCCCATATCATATCCCCACCGGAAGATTCTCTAATGGGCGTCTGTGTACGGATTTTATAGCTTCTTATTACGGAGTGAAGGATTACGTTCCGCCGTATTTAGACCCGATGCTTAGCATTGAGGATTTAATGACCGGCGTCAGTTTTGCCTCCGCCGGTTCTGGATTCGATCCTCTTACTCCCAAAGTTGGG AATGTTGTGTCGATTCCAGCACAAGTGGAGTATTTCAAAGAATACAAACAAAGATTGGAGTCTGTATTAGGGAAACAAAGAACCATGAATCATATAAAGAATACAGTGTTTTTTATCAGTGCAGGAACCAATGATTTTGTCATCACTTACTTCAACTTACCTCTTCGAAGAAAGACTTTTACTCTTTCAGCTTACCAACAGTTCATTATTCAACAAATCTCACAATTTTTCCAG GCCTTATGGGCCGAAGGAGCAAGAAGATTCGCAATGCCGGGGTTAGCTCCGATGGGATGCTTACCGGTGGTGATAACACTATATTCCAGCAACGCCTTTCTCGAACGCGGCTGCATCGACCGTTACTCCTCCGTTGCCAGAGACTTCAACGTTCTTCTCCAAGCCGAACTCCTTTCTTTACAGACTCGTCTCTCTCAAAAATCCCCCACTTTCATCGCCTACATCAACGCCTACGACCGCGTCATCGACATTATCCGCGACGGCGGAAAATCCG GGTTTGAAAAAGTGGATGTTGGTTGCTGTGGAAGTGGATTCTTGGAGATGTCGCTGCTTTGTAATTACAAATCGCCGGTGTGTCCTGACGCCGGTAAGTACTTGTTCTTTGATGCGATTCATCCGACGGAGAAGACGTATTACAATCTCTTTCAGGCTGGAATCCCGGCGTTTGATTACATCACCAGAGACTTgcattga
- the LOC101216512 gene encoding negative regulator of systemic acquired resistance SNI1 isoform X2 — protein MENPSSGVRGAMEENTLAILDASEATKHTPDANDDRIAFLEAVRAASLLPENKSPPTFKMCEAIFKILRFGKSLELISTSYQLLNELDRKFPRVYMTNANGSSTPHELVVVQEAWTPFVLGTDISDIERAGANDLTSGLVDPQGFHQLLQGLAEVSDVENFQALDTKVLSNMLLFHYLVNALEGDFVPRNQMYKETMNWILVRESLLNMILCSRKMNYKGLMKDCVTTLCGLGQFLAEYDNAVQSSETSVAKQPEAIDTALATAFLHFGRITCAAMLKLMIMVMELDSSKKNADMQGHTTRSDGVRTPLAEIIQDELTYDKSILSPFLQVFKDSKWKLEIIVQFFWKYISKEV, from the exons ATGGAAAACCCTAGCAGCGGCGTTCGAGGTGCGATGGAGGAGAATACCTTAGCTATTCTCGACGCATCCGAAGCCACTAAACACACTCCAGACGCCAATGATGACA GAATTGCTTTTCTCGAAGCTGTTCGTGCGGCTTCGCTTTTGCCGGAAAATAAATCGCCACCAACATT CAAAATGTGTGAagcaattttcaaaatcttgagGTTCGGGAAGTCTCTCGAACTGATTTCAACAAGTTACCAGCTTTTGAACGAGTTAGACAGG AAATTCCCTAGGGTGTATATGACGAATGCCAATGGATCCAGCACGCCCCATGAATTAGTTGTGGTTCAGGAG GCTTGGACTCCATTTGTGCTAGGCACTGATATTTCAGATATTGAGAGGGCAGGGGCTAATGATCTCACTAGCGGACTAGTTGATCCCCAG GGCTTTCATCAACTTCTGCAAGGCCTAGCAGAAGTCTCTGATGTTGAAAATTTCCAAGCGTTGGATACCAAG GTTCTAAGTAACATGTTATTGTTTCATTATCTTGTCAATGCCCTTGAAGGAGATTTTGTGCCTCGAAATCAGATGTACAAAG AAACCATGAACTGGATCCTTGTACGGGAATCTTTGCTTAACATGATTCTG TGTTCAAGGAAAATGAACTACAAAGGATTAATGAAGGATTGTGTGACCACCCTGTGTGGATTGGGTCAATTTCTTGCTGAATATGACAATGCTGTCCAATCTTCTGAGACTTCTGTGGCGAAACAACCTGAAGCTATTGATACTGCTTTGGCCACTGCgtttcttcattttggaaGGATAACATGTGCTGCCATGCTGAAACTTATGATAATG GTAATGGAGCTTGATTCATCAAAAAAGAATGCGGATATGCAAGGTCATACTACAAGGTCTGATGGTGTGAG AACCCCACTCGCAGAGATTATTCAGGATGAACTGACTTATGATAAAAGCATTCTTTCGCCATTTCTTCAG